A genomic segment from Streptomyces sp. NBC_01233 encodes:
- a CDS encoding class I adenylate-forming enzyme family protein, whose amino-acid sequence MTANRLVLRDLLPADLRRSWVVDGTCPDLDLYSLFRARQIADLHATAVIDAKGPLCYTALDRKVRALATGLHDLGIRPGDVVGVQLPNHRNAVIADLALAALGTVALPFPVGRGSLEAECLLRRAEAVAVIAAIDHRGSRHAADLHTLAPALPALRHVIAAGPGTAPEGTVAFSALLRSDASAFVPARPAPDSAARILVSSGSEAEPKMVAYSHNALAGGRGNFLASLMPDGTAPRCLFLVPLASAFGSNGTAVTLARHGGTLVLLDQFNPEAALAAVREHAPTHILGVPTMVRMMLDRLEGDDGALPAPTALVLGGSALDERTAKDAARAFGCPVVNLYGSADGVNCHTGLGNDTPPADGQGVVAGRPDPRVADIRIADTETHEPLPDGSVGEIIARGPMTPLCYVASPDLDARYRTPDGWVRTGDLGFLDEAGTLHIVGRLKDIVIRGGANISPAEVERRLAFHPLVRDVVCVGVPDAVMGERLAACVVPRTAHVPSLEELCAHLTECGLEQRKFPERLLVVAELPLTPAGKPDRGALRARLTDIRPQAETGGVPQLGAGSVPQLGTGSVPQLGTGSVPLAQAG is encoded by the coding sequence ATGACCGCCAACAGGCTCGTACTGCGCGACCTGCTGCCCGCCGACCTCCGCCGTTCCTGGGTGGTCGACGGCACCTGCCCCGATCTCGACCTCTACAGCCTCTTCCGGGCCCGGCAGATCGCCGACCTGCACGCCACCGCCGTCATCGACGCCAAGGGCCCACTCTGTTACACCGCACTGGACCGCAAGGTGCGGGCTCTGGCCACCGGCCTGCACGACCTCGGCATACGACCGGGCGACGTGGTCGGCGTCCAGCTCCCCAACCACCGGAACGCCGTCATCGCCGACCTGGCCCTGGCCGCCCTCGGCACGGTGGCCCTGCCCTTCCCCGTCGGCCGCGGCAGCCTGGAAGCGGAATGCCTGCTGCGCCGCGCCGAGGCCGTCGCCGTCATCGCCGCGATCGACCACCGAGGCAGCCGGCACGCCGCCGACCTGCACACACTGGCACCGGCCCTGCCCGCACTCCGGCACGTGATCGCGGCCGGGCCCGGGACGGCCCCCGAGGGGACGGTCGCCTTCTCCGCCCTGCTGCGCTCCGACGCGAGCGCCTTCGTACCGGCCCGGCCCGCCCCGGACAGCGCGGCCCGCATCCTGGTCTCCTCCGGCTCCGAGGCCGAGCCGAAGATGGTCGCGTACTCGCACAACGCCCTCGCCGGCGGCCGCGGGAACTTCCTCGCCTCCCTGATGCCCGACGGGACCGCGCCGCGCTGCCTGTTCCTGGTGCCGCTGGCCTCCGCCTTCGGCTCCAACGGCACGGCCGTCACCCTGGCCCGCCACGGCGGCACGCTGGTCCTCCTCGACCAGTTCAACCCGGAAGCCGCCCTCGCGGCGGTGCGGGAGCACGCGCCCACGCACATCCTCGGCGTGCCCACGATGGTCCGGATGATGCTGGACCGGCTCGAAGGCGACGACGGCGCGCTACCCGCCCCCACCGCCCTCGTCCTGGGCGGATCCGCGCTCGACGAGCGCACGGCCAAGGACGCCGCCCGCGCGTTCGGCTGCCCGGTCGTCAACCTCTACGGCTCGGCCGACGGCGTCAACTGCCACACCGGACTGGGCAACGACACCCCGCCCGCCGACGGCCAGGGGGTCGTGGCCGGGCGCCCCGACCCCCGGGTCGCCGACATCCGGATCGCCGACACCGAAACGCACGAGCCGCTGCCGGACGGCAGTGTCGGGGAGATCATCGCGCGCGGCCCGATGACCCCGCTGTGCTACGTCGCCTCCCCGGACCTCGACGCCCGCTACCGCACCCCCGACGGCTGGGTCCGTACCGGAGACCTCGGCTTCCTCGATGAGGCGGGCACCCTCCACATCGTCGGACGGCTCAAGGACATCGTCATCCGCGGCGGCGCCAACATCAGCCCCGCCGAGGTCGAACGCCGTCTGGCCTTCCACCCGCTGGTGCGGGACGTGGTGTGCGTGGGGGTTCCGGACGCGGTGATGGGGGAGCGGCTGGCGGCCTGTGTCGTGCCCCGCACGGCGCACGTGCCTTCCCTGGAGGAGCTCTGCGCGCACCTCACGGAGTGCGGGCTCGAGCAGCGCAAGTTCCCCGAGCGGCTCCTGGTCGTCGCCGAACTCCCGCTGACCCCGGCGGGCAAGCCAGACCGGGGCGCCCTGCGCGCGCGCCTGACCGACATCCGCCCGCAGGCGGAGACCGGCGGCGTCCCGCAGCTGGGAGCCGGCAGCGTCCCCCAGCTGGGGACCGGCAGCGTCCCCCAGCTGGGGACCGGCAGCGTCCCGCTCGCCCAGGCCGGATGA
- a CDS encoding metal ABC transporter solute-binding protein, Zn/Mn family yields MARTGVRISSCLALSAAVLLTAGCGGDGDTGTGAAADGPAKAGAPAGKDKPVVVVTTTWEGAFAKAAGAEDVKVIVPQSVHHAPDYDPKPSDLAAVAKADFVLYAPFEPYAAKIKEAAGSKAKLVEVNLDNDPDKVRAEVDKLGALFGTADAATQWKTGFDTEYAKLNKDVQAAWPGGKSPSVVAQVFTAWAAKLSGAIPVGTFGPEAVTPAQLAELSAKRPALVLDNAHMSTGTVLPDSGAKQVKIVNYPGEDLDLLPVYRNAAAELKKAMGVS; encoded by the coding sequence ATGGCGCGCACCGGCGTCCGTATCTCTTCCTGCCTCGCACTGAGCGCGGCAGTCCTCCTCACGGCCGGTTGCGGAGGCGACGGCGACACCGGTACCGGCGCCGCCGCTGACGGCCCGGCGAAGGCCGGCGCCCCGGCCGGGAAGGACAAGCCCGTCGTGGTCGTGACCACCACCTGGGAGGGCGCGTTCGCCAAGGCCGCGGGGGCCGAGGACGTCAAGGTCATCGTCCCGCAGTCCGTGCACCACGCCCCCGACTACGACCCGAAGCCCTCGGACCTCGCCGCCGTCGCCAAGGCCGATTTCGTGCTCTACGCACCGTTCGAGCCGTACGCCGCGAAGATCAAGGAGGCCGCCGGCTCCAAGGCGAAGCTGGTCGAGGTGAACCTCGACAACGACCCCGACAAGGTCAGGGCCGAGGTCGACAAACTGGGCGCCCTCTTCGGCACGGCGGACGCCGCCACGCAGTGGAAGACCGGCTTCGACACCGAGTACGCCAAGCTGAACAAGGACGTCCAGGCGGCCTGGCCCGGCGGCAAGAGCCCCTCCGTCGTCGCCCAGGTCTTCACCGCCTGGGCCGCGAAGCTCTCGGGCGCCATCCCCGTGGGCACGTTCGGGCCCGAGGCCGTCACCCCGGCGCAGCTCGCCGAGCTCTCCGCGAAGAGGCCGGCGCTCGTCCTGGACAACGCCCACATGTCCACCGGCACGGTCCTGCCCGACTCCGGCGCCAAGCAGGTCAAGATCGTCAACTATCCGGGCGAGGACCTCGACCTGCTGCCGGTCTACCGCAACGCGGCAGCCGAGCTGAAGAAGGCCATGGGCGTCTCGTGA